Genomic DNA from Bacillota bacterium:
CGGTTACATGGATGACGTCTGGAATATCTGGTATGGGTTCTCCCGACAGCGTTCCGTACAGATGTACCCGTTCCTCCGGCGTGCGGCGAACGGCGGAAAGGGTGCCGCCCGTGTGGGCATAGACCTCCAGCACCTGCTGGGTGCAGTTCTTTGTCGTGTGAGAGAGCAGCACGTGGTCGCCCAGATACATCACGAAAGGCTCATCACCAACGAACGTTTTCGTCAGGTAGACCGCGTGTCCCAATCCGAGCGGCTCTTGTTGCACGATGGTTACAATGCGCTCGCCCAGCTGTTGCAGGTGACCTGCCTGCTCATAGAGTAGTTGCCTGTCGTTTTGCCACTGCGCCTCTTGCTCGGTGAGCGCGCCGAAGTAGGCACGGACGCCCGCTTCCGACTCGGGGTTCACCACGATGCCGACCTGCTCGATACCCGCGTTCACAGCTTCCTCCACCAGCAGTTGCAATGCGGGTTTCGTGATGCCATCTCGGTCCACCAGAGGCAACATCTCCTTTTGCAGAGTACGTGTGGCGGGAAACTGGCGAGTTCCGCGTCCCGCGGCGGTGATGATGGCTTTGCGGATGTGGCTCATCGCTCCGAATCTCCGTGAAGAAGCCTGAGCAGTGCGGGTTCAATCAGGTCCCGCAGGGCTGGGTTAGCGTAGCCGACCCATGCCACTGGCTCCCGAATATCCAGAGGTGTTTGCAGCTGCCGTCCGTACTCATCGGTGATGATGGCTCCTGCTTCGCGGGCAATCAGTTCGGTGCAGATATCGTAAGGGTGGGCGCACAGAGGCATCTCTGTGTATCCCAGCTGCCGAAAGGCGACGGGACGCAGGTCGGCGATGAAGCGGTCGTGTCCGACGATCAGTTCGTAAATCTGCCCACCTGTGCTGAGGTATTGGTCGGCGAACACCAGCGGGTTGCCTTTGATGTCCATACTTCGCAGCTGGCGGTAGAGGTTCTCCTCGAGGGCGGCGAGCCATGCCTTGCCATCAGGGAAGAAATTAGCAAAGCTGGCAAAGCTGTAACGCAAGTCCTTCGCGGAGGAGGGTTTCGGGCGGAATGGAGTGGTGCTTCCGTCCCACAGACTCTGTCGTTCCCCGAACGCACCACCCCCGCGAACCGCCCAAAGCGTGTCGACCACACACTGTCGCGAGGTGGGCAGCTCGGTCTGTACGGCGATTTCAATGTCTGCAAGGGTGGTTTGGCGGCCACGGTTCGGGGCGATGCCTGTCAGGCACCACGCACTGCGTTTGTCATACATAATCATACGTGTGCCGTCGATGGGGTCGACCACCATGATGAATTGCGCCTTATCGGTGTTTGTTCCCCGCGGCAGAGACAGCCAGCCGTCCTCAGAGATGCCTTCCGCCACCAGCACGAAGGGCACTTCCTGTGCCCACTGCTCGCAGAACTGCAGCAGTAGATTCTCGACCTGCACGTCGATGCGAAACTGCGTATCGCCATCCGCGCTTTCGGTAGCCTGTGCCAGCCAGTCGGCGGAATACTGCAGGAGCTGAGCGCGCACCTCCGAGCGAATCTGCTCATGCAGTGCGCGCACCCTGCGAATCAGAGTATCGGCGGGGTAGGGCAGCACTTACTGCGCTGCGCCCTCCGTTTGCATGCTCAGGTAGTTCGCCAGACCCATGTGCTCGATCTGGTCACGCTGCGCTTCCGCCCAGTCGATATGTCCCTCCTCCATATTGAGGATACGTATCAGCAGGTCCACAGTGCCCTGATCGGCGACCTGGTGCGCCAGCGCGATGGCTTTGTTATAGGCTTGCACAGCCTCCCCTTCGGACGTTATCACCCCGTTCACCATGTCTGGCACGGTGTTACCGATTAGCAGCTCGCCCAGTTTGATAGTGGGATGCCCCTCCAGAAACAGGAGGCGTTGAATCAGCCACTCCGCATGGTGCATCTCATCGAGAGCGATTTTCTGGAAGGCGGCGTGTAGCTTATCATATCCCCAGTTTTCGCACATTTCCGCTTCCACCATATACTGGTGGATGGCGGTCAACTCATCGGAAAGCAGTTCGTTGAGCACTTTCAGTATCTCAGGGTTGCCTTTCATGGTTCTCCTCCTTGCAGCGACTTTGAGCCATGATTCGCCTGCGCGCACTGGCACTCCTGCAGGTCTTGCTTCGCTTGCTGAAGGCGTTCGGGTGTGCCAACATCGTTCCAGTAGCCTTCGAAGCGCACTGCCCGCACGGCATCGGGGTACTGATGCAGGAGCCGCTGGATGGCCTGGGTAAGCTCGTACTCTCCCCGTGCGGACAACGGAAGTTCTCTCAACACAGGGAGGATGGCGGGCGAAAAGATATGCACACCCGCAAGGTTCCAGTTGGTGTCGGGGTTGCGCGGCTTCTCTTCCACACGTAATACCCTGTCTCCGTCCAGCCAGACGCCGCCTCCCTCAGAGACGTCGGGCAGCCAGTTTACGCCGATTAAGGCGACGATGTCGGGTGTGTATGCCTGTATCAGGCATCGGTAGTTCGACCGGTCAGTGAGGATGTCACCAAAGCTCATCAGCACCGGCTCCGCTGGAAGGCTTTCCAGAGCCACTCGCAATGCGCCCCCGGTGCCCGGCTGGTCTTCGGGCTGGCGGACGTAGTGGATGCGCACGCCGAAGGAGCTGCCGTCGCCAAAGTGCCGGGTGATGCTTTCAGCGTGATACTGGACCACGACAGTAAATTCCCGGATAGACGTTGTCTCACGGATGTTGCACAAGATGTGCTCGAGAAGCGGACGCCCGGCAAGAGGAACCATCGGCTTGGGGATGTTACGGGTGAAATCACCCAACCGGGTTCCCCTGCCTGCTGCCAGCAACACGCACCTGCGCGGCGGGGTGCTCATTCCAGTCTCACCCCGGTATCCACGCGCACGTGCCAGGCGTCTCCGCCCGCGCTCTTGAAAGCCTCTACCACCTCCTGTTCGCGACCGGGCGCATAGGCAAACAGGCAACCGCCGCCACCGGAGCCGTTGACCTTGCCTCCCAGCGCACCGGCTCGCAAAGCTGCTTCCAGCATCCTCTCGATTTTCGGGGTGGATACCTCCAGCCCATCGCGCAACTGAGCATGGTGCGCTATCAGCAGGTCACCCAACACCTGCGGACTCCACTGGTCATTTCGCAGCAACTGCAGGGCGCGCCGGGTGAGATCGCGGTTGATGAGATTGGCGCGCACGCGGCGGGCGTTGCGTGCAGGCAGGTGCTTCAGAGCCTCTTCGGCTTCCTCTAAGGGGGTGGTATGCAGGTCAAAGTGAGGCATTCTTTCCTGCAGCAGCGCAATGCCCTCCGTGACGTCGTGCCTGCGGGAGGCAAGCACTTCTACGGTGGCTTTCGGTTGCAGCGAATCCGCGAGTACCAAACCTCTCAGCTGGATGGGGAGTCGCTCCGCACGGTAGGGCGGTATGGTGTCGATGTACAATACACCGCCCAGCGCAGCGCAAAAGTGGTCCATCATTCCACCCGGCTCTTTGAACTCCAGCACCTCTGTGCGGTGTCCCCATCGCGCCAGCGTTTCAGGGTCGGGATTCATGGGAGTTTCGGCCATTTCACACAGCGCACGCAACCACATGACCACCATCGCCGACGAGCTGGACACGCCTGCCTGCATGGGAATGTCGCTGGTGATGCGGATGGATGCTCCGTACGGGAAGCGTGCCCCCTCACGAAGCAAGACGTTGACCCCCGCCCGCAGGTAATCGCGTGCACGGGTGTACTGTTGTTCCTGCGAGGGGTCTAAGGTCATTCGGTCGTTAATGTCGGGCATGTCGATGTGCAAGCGGTGACCATCGCAGGAGAATTGCACTTCCGCCCGGATTCGGCGGTTGATTGCCGCGGCGATAACAGGTAGCCCGAGATAGTCCTGATGTTCCCCAAAAAGACAAATCCGCCCGGGTGCGGATACCGTAAACGCTCTTCTACTCATGCCTTTAGTATAGGCAAAGGAGGGGAAGGTGTCAAGGCAGTTAGCGGCACCAGAACCGCTCCAAGCCAGCGGCAGAAACCGCTTCCAGCAGGTTCCTTTACGCCAGTCTGCCGTATTCCTCCACCGCCTCGAAGAAAGCGACGATGTTTTCCCACGGGACATCGGGTTCGATCACGTGCGTCGGCGCGATCACCAGCCCGGGCGCGAAGCGGTCGATCATCTCCTTCACCGCGCGCTTCACGTCCTCCGGCTTTCCGAAAGGCATGACCGTTTGTGTGCCGATGGTGCCCCAAAAGGCAAGCCGGTCGCCGAACTCGCGCTTCACCCAGTCCACGTCCAGACACTCGGGTTGCACGGGGTTGAGCACGGTGACACCGACCTCAATCAGGTCTTCGATGATGTCGGCGATGTTGCCGTCGCTGTGGTACCAGACGGGGATGTCGGGGCGCACAGCTCGAGCGGAGGCAATTTCGCGGGCGAGACGCGGTTTGAGAAAACGTCGCCACACATCGGGGCGCATCATCAGCCGGTCTTGCATGCCGACGTCATCGCCAAACTGGATCATGTCGACACCTGCCTCCACCAGGCGTCTGGCTTTGAAGCAGTTATCTTCGGTAATCTTATCCAGCACCCACTCCACAAACTCGGGGTTCTCGATGAAGTCGCGAAAAATACGCTCGAAGCCGATAATCTGCCATGTGGTTTCAAAGATATGCCCGGCGAACCCTGCCACGAAGTAGCCCTTCTCGTGCCATGCCTGCACCTCTGCCTCCAGATGTTCGTGGCGGTAGGAAGGGGTGAAGTCGGGCCAGGGATACTCCTCCAGCTCACGGATGGTGGTTGCGTGTTCCAGTGGGAATACGTATCGGGCGAAGTGATAGAAAGTGCCCGGGATGTGTGCTGTGCCGTATTCGCCGCTGATGACGCTTGCCTCAGGCAGCCGCTTCAAGTAGAGTGAAAAGTCCGGCAGTTCGCGTGGCGGACGGAAGCCGACGTAACGGGTTTCCATGCCGAAGTACTCGGCGGGGTCGGTATGGCCGGTCTCCTTCACGAACCGGTCGTATGCGGCCGGAGTGAAGCCCATTTCTTTGGGAACTCTGTCCGGCACTTCACGGCGAATAGCCCGCAGAACACGTTCTCTGGGTGTCATCCTCTCCTCCGATTACATCTGGCTTCTCACGTAGCTTGCCACCGCGATAAAGTTTCGGGCGGCGTGTTCGCCATAGGTTCCCGAAGCCGTTCCGCTCAGCACAAAGCCGTCAGGACCTGCCTCCTTGATCAGCCGCTTGCTGATGGCGAGTATCTCGTCGGCGCCGCGCTGGTTCAGAACCTCCATGTCGTCGAGATTGCCCACGATGCACACCTTTCCCTGCAGGACTCGTTTGGCTGCTGGCATATCGCAGTCGCCCCAGGGTGGCGCTTCCAGCGGGTCCAGCGCGTCCACACCGATGTCCACAATCGCCTCCAGATAGCGCATGATGGGCCCGTGGTTATGGAAATAGGCGATGCCGCCGTGCTCGTGGATGAGTGATACCAGCTCTTTATCGTAGCGACGCACCAGTCGGTTATACGCGACGGGTCCCAGCTGTGTGGAGGCGTACTCCCCGCCAACGATACGAAACACGTCCACGCCTGCTCTTAACACCCTCTCCACAAACGCCAACAGCCGCTCGTTGCCCACGCGCACCATCTCCTCCATAACGTCCGGAGCGTCTGCCCAGAGCAGGCAGAAGTCCTGCGGTGAGAGCCACTGTGCCGGAAAACAGAGAGCATCCGGCAGTTCGAAGAGCACTACTCCTTCATCCCCCAGCCAATCCTTCGTCTGGAAGAAGTGTCGCAGGGCATTCTCTACTGTCTCTTCTGTCGGTGGCTCGTATGGCGCGGCAAGCAGGTTCAATACGTCCTCGGCGTCCTTGCAGGGAAACTTGGTGCAGGCGGAGGTGACCGGTGTGCGCGTGACAACGCGGGTCAGGGCTCCTTGCGGAGTGTGATAGACGGTACGGGTGGTGTTGCCGACGGTCTCGGTTTCCCGTGGCAAAGCGGAGCCGATGAAACAATCGCATGCCCACCCTGCATAGAGCATCATGTCGGTCTCGCGCACGAGCTGAACAGCCAGTTCGCTATCCGGCGGGATGCGCCCCCAATGCTGGGGAGATACTGGGATGCGGTCGGGCGTGCCCCGATGGAATGCACAGAGTACGCGCTCTCTCGACGTCAATGTTGGTGCCCCCTCGTTGTAGGCGCTGCGCTTGTCGAGGAACAGCAAAACGACTCGGCAGGAGGCTTGCCTCCAACCGCTTGCGACATCCGGAGGGCGAACCTCCGGCTGAACCGAACACAGTGCAAACGGCTCGGTGCGAGCCTCGCCCTCTGGAAGGGGTTTGTTCCTCCGCTGGAGGGCGAACCTCCAGGTGAGCCGGTCCCCAGCCAACCTCCCCGCGGGCGGGGAGCAGAGTTTACAGCTCGGCAGGAGCCTCGCCCTCCGGATAATCGCCCGGCTACGCTGCCCCCAGCAGCTCTTTGCACTTGTCGACGGCAGTGGCGGCGTCCGGAGCGTAGGCATCCGCGCCAATCTGGTTCGCCCATTCCTGGGTAACCGGCGCACCGCCTACGATGAGCTTCACCTTCGGACGCAGTCCTGCCTCGTCGAAGGCTTTAATCACCTCGGGAATATAGGTCATGGTAGTGGTCAGCAGAGCAGACATGCCCACAATCTGCGCGTTGTGTTCCTTCGCAGCCTCGATGAACTTATCGGCACTGACGTCCACACCCAGGTCCACGACCTTAAAGCCCGCGCCTTCCATCATCATGGCTACCAGGTTCTTGCCGATGTCGTGCAGGTCGCCGCACACGGTGCCGATGACCATCGTACCTATCGGCTGTACGTCGGTGGCTACCAGTAAGGGGCGCAGAATCTCCATAGATGCCTTCATGGCGCGCGCTGCCACCAGAATCTCCGGCACGAAATACTCGCCGTTTTTGAACTTCTCACCGGCAACGGACATGCCGGCAATCAACCCCTCATCGAGTATCTGTTTGGGGGTAACGCCCGCGTTTACCAGCTTCTGGGTGAGCTCTACCGCTTCATTGCGTTTGCCTTCCAGTATCGCGTGGGCAAGTGCTTTGAGTTCCTCCTGCATCATGGTCCTCCTGTGTGCGTTGATGGCGCAATGCTGTTCTTGGTATTTTTTCCAACAGTCTATCCGCAGTGATGGTATAAGAGAGATTCCATTCTGTCAAGGCGAATCTCCTGCTCTCTTGCTGGAGTGTATGTGAAAAATGCTCGTAAATCAAACCTTGGGGCGGTGATACATTCTCACACAGGAACACCATGGCGCAGGGAGATCGCCCCCGCCCGGGCGGGCAATGACCGGGATCGAGCAAGATTTTGGCAGGGCAATGCCGAATGGAAAAATGGCAAACATACCGCAGTGGAGGCAAAGCGATGAGAGACCCTCGTTTCGAGCAATTAGCGCAGGTACTGGTAGGGCACAGCACACGGGTGCAGCCAGGCGACAAGGTGCTGGTGGAAGCAACCGATGTGCCCGAGGAGTTCCTCTGCGTGCTGATAGAGCAGATAGTGAAAGCAGGAGGCGTGCCGCTGGTAGATACTAAACACTCGAAAGTGATGCGCACGTTGCAGATGCACGCTACCGAAGAGCAGTTGCAGGTTATCGCCGATGTAGAGAAGTTCCGCATGGAGAAAATGCAGTGCTACATTGGCGTGCGGGGTACCCTGAATAGCGCACAGCTTTCCGATGTTCCCATCGACAAGGTGGAAATGGTGCAGAGGCTGTGGTGGAAGCCGGTTCACAGCGACATTCGCGTGCCCAACACCCGCTGGGTGGTGTTGCGCTGGCCCAACGACAGCATGGCGCAACAGGCGAACATGAGCACCGAAGCCTTCGAAGACTACTATTTCCGGGTGTGTACACTGGACTATAGCAGAATGGAGAGGGCGGTGCAGCCGCTGGTGGAACTGATGGGCCGGACCGACCGCGTGCGGCTGTTGGCACCGGGCACCGACCTGAGGTTTTCCATCAAGGATATTCCGGTCATCCCCTGCTACGGATTGCGCAACATTCCTGATGGGGAGTGTTTTACCGCTCCGGTGCGTGATTCGGTGGAGGGTGAGATTACCTTCAATGTGCCCTCGCTCTATCACGGCAAGACCTTTGAAAACATTCGTCTGGTGTTCAGGGCAGGCAAGATTGTGGATGCCACCTGCAACCTCACCGACGAGCTGAACAGGATACTGGACTTCGACGAAGGAGCACGCTACGTGGGTGAGTTCTCGCTGGGCTTTAACCCGCACATCCTGCACCCCATGAAGGACACGCTGTTCGACGAGAAGATTGCGGGCTCCTTACACTTCACTCCCGGCAACGCCTATGGCGTGGCTGACAACGGCAACCGCTCGCAGATACACTGGGACCTGGTGTTGATTCAGCGCGCCGAGTACGGCGGAGGGGAGATTTACTTCGATGACCGCCTGATACGCAAGGATGGACGCTTTGTGTTGCCGGAGCTGGAAGGGCTGAACCCGGAGAATCTGGCGTAATCCATCCCTCTCCCGGGCACCGGGAGAGGGGAGGATGATAGTTCCGTGTTTAGCGTTGCTGTAGTGGCAGGGGTTTACCGTCGGGGGAGGTGATGCGCAAAGTGAGCTGCCAGCCGTCGGCTCCGTTCAGCACCTTACACAGGATGCGGTTCCAGCCCTGCTGCAGGGTGGCGGTAGCGGTATCCTGGTCAATGGTAAGCCCCCTGTCGCCGATAAACTCGTGCACCTTTTGCCCATTCACCCAGCAGGTAACATCGTCGTCGCTGCCGATTTTCAGGGTGACCGTCTGCACGGTATCGCTGTACACCTCGGCGTAGGCGTAACCGCCCGTGTTCTCGCGCGCACCGGCACTTAGCCAGAAATCCAGCACGCCCTGCGGGTCGTCCAGTTCGATACGCCGCCACCGGACGCCGTTCACCTCCGCCTGCAGGTCCATCGGTGCGCCGGGGTCTACCAGGTCGCGCTGACGGAGCAAGCTGCGCTCCGCCAGAGGAGCCAGTATCCACCAGTTCACCACCATGCCCTGCTGGATCGCGATATCTTGAACGCTGATTGCCGAACCCAACAAACGCAGCACACCTGCCAGACGGATCACGCTTTCACGGTCACGTGCTTTTTCCAGAGCAGTGCGGGCGAGAACCGTCGCTAAGTCGGTTTTACCCTGCTTCTGCAGGGCGAACGCTACCCCTGGCACTGCCTCTATCGCGGCTTGACGTACCTGCTCGTTCTCATGCCCCAGTGCGACCATCAGCGCGGAGGCAGTGTCGGCGTGGCGTAGACGTCCCATGGCGTTCAGCGCGGCAACCTTCACCGCGGGCTCGTTATCACCGAACGCTTTGAGCAGCGAGGGCAGCACCACGCCCGGAGAGCCGGATTGATACCCCAGCAGGTCAATCAAGCGCAGGCGTTGCTCTCCCTGCGCGTTCTGCATATGCACCACCAGCGCCTCTGCAAGCCCCGGTATCTTCACCTCCTGCAGCAAAGAGTATGCGGTGCGGGCGATGGCGGGGTTCGGGTGGTTGAGTGCCTTCACCAGCAAGGTTGCGGTGCCTGCGTTGCTGGTGTGTGCCACTCCCACCAGTCCAGCGGCGCGCAGGGTGGGTGTATTGCCGTTGGCATAGAGCCACTGAAAGAGCGGGGCGGCTTGCCCCGCCGCGCCGGAGCGGCGAAGCCGCTCCGCGATACGTACCAGCGAGTGCTGAGCCGCCTCTTTTTCTCTGGCGCTGCCTTTCTGAGCAATCTGTTGCAACGCCTTCTGGATTTCGGGAGTGGGGAACTCTCCGGCGACCGTAATCGCCGTCAGTCGCACCTCTGCCTGTGCGCTTTTCAGTGCACCCAGCACCACCTTTGCCGAGCTGGGCTGTTTGCGTGCACCGATAGCCATTAGCAGAGCGCTTTTCCACTGCGGGTCGGTTGCCTGCGCGAAGGCGCGTTCCATGGCGGAGGTGGCTTCCTTGCCCGGAATCTGCTGCAGCGCCATTCGTGCTGCCTCGCGCAGGGTCTTATTCTCCAGCAGTTTTTGCAGAGTCGGCACCGATTGTGAAGTGCCCACCACCGTAATCAAGCGCAGCAGCAGGCGATGCAGAGATTCCGGTGCCGGCTTCTGCAGGCGTGCCAGCAACGCTTTCTCGGCGGCGTTACGCTCGGATGTTGCGCCGGGGCGTGTGGACTGGTAAACCACCTTCTCCAGAGCCATCGTGGCAGCCATCACTGCGCCCGGCTCGGCGTCAGGATTTTCGATAATCGCCAGCAGGGCGGGAATAGCCTTCACGCCGAACGGCGCTATTTCCTCAATCGCCTGCCGTCGTGCGTTATCGTCGGGTGACCGCAGCTTCTGAACGGTATGCTCCATGTTCTGGCACGCGCTGGGAAGAGCCAGTGCCAGCAACGCTACTACGGTGAGCCATGTTCTCTTCATTGTCTGCCTGCACCTCCTACCTCAAGTACCACGGCGCGCGATAGGGACGACTGAGCCAGCGGTTTGCCTCCGGGTCGTCCACGAACTGCTCTTTCACGGGGTCCCAGCGCAGCTTCCTGCCCAGCCGCATGGCGATGTTGCCGATATGGGCTACCGTCACCGAGCGATGCCCGATTTCCACGTCGCAAATGGGCTTCTTGCGCGTGCGGATGCAATCCAGCCAGTTCTGGTGGTGGCTGAGGCTGCGATACAGCTGCACATCGTTTGGTCCCCACGTTATCTGCTGCAGCTCTTTGGGGCTGGTATCGATGCCTCCGCGCCACACGTGCACGTAGCCATCTGTGCCCTCGAAGCGCACGCCACGTTCCGGAGTGGTGGCAATCATGTGCACCCCGCTGGCATATTCGTAATGCACCTCGAAGTTCACATAGGTTTCGCACATTCCTTTCACCGGTGGCACGCCCTTGCCTTCCACGCTCACGGGTCCGCTGAGGTCCGTGCCCAGCCCCCATTGCGCGATGTCAAAGTGGTGATGCCCCCAGTCGGTCATCTCGCCGCCCGAGTAGTCCCAGAACCAGCGGAAGTTCCACAGGTAGCGGGCATAGTTGAAAGGCACCCACGGAGCGGGCCCCAGATACAGGTTCCAGTCCAGGTCGGGCGGTGGTTCCACGTCTGGCTGCGGGTCCAGGTCCGGACCGGCTGGCAGGTTCACGCGCACGGTATGCACTTTGCCGATTTTGCCGTTACGCACCAGCATACACGCCAGCCAGAAGTAGTAGTCCGACCTTTGCTGGCTGCCGACCTGAAAGACGCGGTTGTAGCGGCGCACGGCGCGCACCAGAGCCTTGCCCTCGTCTACAAAGAGGGTCAACGGCTTCTCGCAGTACACGTCTTTGCCCGATTCGCACGCCATGATGCTGATCAGCGTGTGCCAGTGATCGGGCGTGGAGATGACTACCGCGTCGATGTCCTTGCGGTCCAGCAGGTGGCGGAAGTCGGTGTAGGCAGCACAGTCCTGATTGCCATAGCGATTGTCCACAGCCTTTTTCGCGCGGTCGCGATGGGGGGCATACACGTCGCATACCGCCAGCACCTGCACCTGTCCGTTACCCAAAAAACCGTTCAGATGTCCCATGCCCATGCCACCAAGCCCGATGAAGCCGAGCGTGATGCGGTCGCTGGGTGCGCTTCGCTGAGCCGAGCCGAACACTGAGGCGGGTACAACGGCAGGCATGGCAACGGCAGCTGCGCCGACAGCCGCCCCTTTGAGAAACTGCCTTCGTGTTATCCGTTTGCCTTTACTCATGCCGACCATCCTTTCCGCGAACGAGATTCAGTCGGGGTGGTAGTTTCACTGAGAACTTCTGGGGATACGGGAAGGAGTCCTGCAAAAACTAACGGGACTACAGCGGCCGAAAGGGCATCTTCGGCGAAAGCCGCATCTTCGCCGGGGAAGCCTCTCACTGTGTCGCATCTCGAAGTCGTCCGTCACACGGTTGCGCTACTCATGCTGTTCGCCGGAACACCACCGATAGCATAAACACTATTGCCGCCGTAAGCACTATCGCCGCGCCAGACGCGGTGCCGAACCAGTAAGAAGCATATAGCCCCAGCACACTGCTGATGCCGCCAATCGCGCAGGCAGCGATTGCCATCCCCCTAAAGCTGCACGTGAGATTGCGTGCGGCGGCAGCGGGTAATAGCAGCATGGCGGTCACCAGTACAATACCAATCAACTTCAGCGACAGGGTAACCATGACCGCCAGCAGTACGAGAAACAGCAGGTCTACGCGTGCGACGGAAGTACCCATCGCCATTGCCATCTCACGGTGCACAGAAACCCGCAGCAGGGCATTCCACATCGCCAGTATCGCCAGCACGCTTCCCGCGCACATGACCGCTACCAGCCACACGTCTTCCCACGCCAGTGCGAGGATATCCCCAAACAGGAACTGGAACAGCCCGGTTTGGTACCCCTGCAGGATGCCCAGCAGCAGGATACCTGCCCCCGCGCAGATGGCGAGGTACACGCCGATCACGGTGTCCGCCGGTATCTGCGTGCGGTGCAGG
This window encodes:
- a CDS encoding metal ABC transporter permease, with translation MTEILQYPFFQRALIAAVLLGFSLPLVGVFVVTRRLSFFGEAVAHSAFTGLALSALLATPVLPTVIAAAVLVTLAIVFTLHRTQIPADTVIGVYLAICAGAGILLLGILQGYQTGLFQFLFGDILALAWEDVWLVAVMCAGSVLAILAMWNALLRVSVHREMAMAMGTSVARVDLLFLVLLAVMVTLSLKLIGIVLVTAMLLLPAAAARNLTCSFRGMAIAACAIGGISSVLGLYASYWFGTASGAAIVLTAAIVFMLSVVFRRTA